Within Legionella birminghamensis, the genomic segment TACTTCACGAATTCCCAATGCATATAAAAAGCGTTTGAAGGTAGTATTTTTACTTCGATCGATTGCATTTAACAGATTTTCTGCTGATTTTCTTCCCATACGCGGTAGAGCTATGAGCTGCTCCAGGCTTAAACCGTATAAATCAGCTACATCTTTGACTAACTCTTGATTGACCAGCTGCTCAATCAAGACATCGCCCAGACCTTCAATAGCCATGGCGCGACGTGAAGCAAAATGCCAAATCATCCCTTTTAACTGGGCATGGCAGAATAATCCGCCCATACAGCGGGCAACGGCTTCCCCTTCCTCATGCACGACTTCAGCGTCACAAACAGGACAATTGGAAGGCAGAATGATTTCATGCGCAGAATCAGGCCGTTTTTCCAATACCACGGCAACTACTTCAGGGATAACATCGCCGGCACGCCGTACAATAACCGTATCGCCAATTAAAATGCCCTTTCGCCTGATTTCATCCATATTATGTAAAGTGGCATTACTGACCGTCACCCCGCCCACAAAAACAGGTTTCAAGCGGGCAACGGGCGTTAGAGCGCCGGTGCGGCCAACCTGGAAATCAACGGCGAGAATTTCGGTCATCTCCTCACTGGCCGGGTATTTATGCGCACAGGCAAAACGGGGGGCTCTTGCGACAAAACCCAATTCATTCTGCAAGGCGATGCTGTCCAGTTTGTAAACCACCCCATCGATTTCAAAAGGAAGGCTTTCCCGCCGGGCCTGCATTTCCTGATAGTAAGCAAAACAGCCATCAAAGCCCTGCACCTGGCGATTTTCGGAGGATACTCTGAACCCCCACTCCCTAAGCAGCTGTAATTGCTGATAATGGCTGTCGGGCAGTTCGATTCCCTCATAAGCGCCTATTCCATAGCAAAATATTGCTAACGGTCTGCTTGCGGTAATTTGCGGATTGAGCTGTCTTAAACTCCCCGCCGCCGCATTGCGCGGATTGACATAGGTTTTTTCCCCAGACTCCATGGCTCGACGATTTAGTGCTTCAAATCCTGCTTTCGGCATATACACTTCGCCGCGAATCTCAATCAGCGATGGCGGGTTTTCCAGCATAAGTCTTAAAGGAACCGCTGCAATGGTTTTAATATTGCCGGTTATATTTTCACCGACACCGCCATCACCCCGTGTCGCAGCTGTCGCCAAGATCCCGTTTTCATAGGTCAGGCTAACAGCAAGGCCATCTAACTTGGGCTCACAGCTAAACACCAGCTTTTCCTCGGGGGAATCTAGATTATCAGCCACACGCTTAATAAATGCCTGCAGCTCCTCGGCGCTAAACACATTAGAGAGCGAAAGCATGGGCTTACGATGGGTAACCGGCGCAAATACCTGCGCGGCATTGCCAGAGACCCTCTGGGTAGGAGAATCGGCTGTTATTAATTGCGGGTATTCGCTTTCAAGCGCTTGCAATTCACGGAAGCAGCGATCATATTCAATATCCGGGACAGTCGGATTATCCAAAACATAGTATTGATAATCATATAGCCTGATTTTTTCACATAAAGATGAAAGTCTTTTTCTGACTTCTTCGAGACTCATTTCCTACCCTGAATAACCACCGTAATTTTTGATTAATCATAATCAAAACCTGCTTATTATCCTAGATATTATTATTGCTGTATTTTTTCAAGACCTGCTTGTCGTTTGATTATGACCTGTGATATAGATACTTGCTAGACTTTTAAACAGGACTTAAAAGAAATGGACTTGCCCCGCTTATTACTTGGTCTTTTATTCGTTATCACCTCTACAATTGCCCAAGCATTGACAACGGCTCCAAATCCGGGAATTGTTTTTGTACATGGTACAAATGATCATCGCGATGATGCCGATGGCGGCTATTGGAAAAAGGACTTTGTGAGTCAAATGAGTCAAAGCCTGCCCAATCCTGATAATTCACTGGTGATTGCCTGTGATTACAGTAAATACATGTGGGAAGAGGATGCTTCCGGTTGCACAGCGGATCAGATGCTGAGTTTCATCGATAGCAGAAAAATCACTAAACTGGTTGTTTACACGCATTCAAATGGCGCCAACGTCATACGGTGGATCTTGTCGCACCCGACCTATGACGCACGATTTCTTAAGTTACATAAGCTAATCAGCCGTGTTGTCGCACTAGCCCCCTCAAGCGGAGGCACTCCGCTGGCTGATGAGGTCATTGATGGAAGTATCTTTACAGGATCGGTGGGATGGTTATTGGGTTATCGTAATAATTCTGTCAAGCAGCAGCGCGTAGGCGATATGGCTCTCTTTAACGCTGAAGTGCTTCTGGGAGCAGCTGGCCGTCCCAGTTTACCAGTACCCTTCAAAATAGTTGTTGGTACAGACGTCACCGCCTCGCCCTTCTCCAGTGCAAGCTATTGTAATGGGTACCTGCTTAATACTGGTTTAAAATTAACCAAGCTTTACCTGGAGCGATGCTCAGATGGATTCCTTAATTGCAGCTCCCAGGTTATTGCAGGGACACTCTGGTTTTTTGATACCGAAAAAACATCAGACCAGACGCCGCTAAGCCATAGCCAAAGCAGGCACAGCTGTTTTGGTCTGGAGCAAATTCTCATTAGCGATCTCGCGCAACAAGGAGTATAGCCATGCGAGCCAAATACAGTCTCTATCTATCATTAATCTGCGCTTCCCAGGCGATATCAGCCACTTTTCCGGAGCAAGCGGTGCGTGCCTATGCCTGTGAAAATTGCGCCTCATTGTCTCACCAGACACTGGATACTCACTGGTCAGTGAGCGATAAGCGTTTCCTGGAAAAAACAAGGGATTTGCGGGAGCAACAAACCAAAGCCTATCAAGTTAAAGCCAGTTTTGCCCAGTTGCAGAAAGGAATCCAGTTACCAACCAAGGCAGCCGGTGCAGTAATTAGGATAAACCCTGTACAAAAGAAATCATTAACACCGGCCTTATCGATACAAAAAGACAAACAAACCTATACATTAAAAGAAGCCGCGAGCTTGATGGCCCAGGACGAAGCGCTTGCCGGCACGCCTTTCCCCCAGAATGGTATCTTATTACAGCTTAAGGCCGATTTAGGAAGCGGAATGTTTCTATTAACTGCTTCGGGAAACAACTCGCCGGCAGATGAATTTATTATTCATGTGAATGATATCGGTTCCAGCGCCTATTTCAGCGTCGGCACCGATAAAAGCATTTATCGCTATGGCGACACACTTATAGCGACCATCCGCACAACCGACTCACTGGCAGAAAGCATTGAGGCTAAATTAAATAGCCCTGATGGAACTCAATACCCGCTTACCCTGAAAGAAATCAGCGAAGGGGTTTACCAAGGCAAAACCAGGCTGACAGATGAGTTCAATTCACAGGGCGAAAATTGGTATGTGGAAGCAGAGGAATGCATTGTTTTAGGCAGTCAGCAACTTAAATATCAGGCTCACTCGGCATTCTCCTATTCGCTGCCCTCAGCTGCCCTGCTTGAGATAAACCCCAGCGGCAAACAGCCTTTTCAATATACTGCCAAATTGAATGTAGCGACAGCCAGCCGCTATGCTTTACAGGCCGTATTGCTGGCTACGGATAAACAAGGCCAAAAAATTCCAGTGGAAGTGGCCCAGTCAGCTAACTGGCTTGAAGCAGGCAAAGCAAGGCTAACGCTTAATTTTTCATCCGAGCTCGCTAATCGCTACTCAGGGCCTTTTTATTTGGCAGGCATTCAAATGATTGATTATGGTCAAATTAAATCGATTTTTGAGTACAATACCCCCATCCTTATTTCTTAAGTTGCTTTAATGCCTGATTTCTCCTTCTTTTTTTCTCTGCAGGGATTGGTTTTTATCAATCTCCTGCAGTTGCTGCTCCTGCTGCTGTCCATGGGCAAAAACGGAAAATTACAGAAACACTTCACTAATGAAGTCACCCAGCTGAGAGAGTTAGTGATTGAACAGAGCCATCAACTGGAGATGGACATAAGCGAAAACTTTTTGCATAGCCAGCAGCGCATCTATGAAATTATCATGCAGAACCAATTAAGTGCTCAGGAGTTGATTAGCAAAACCATTCAACAGCAAATGGCAGACATCCGGGAACAAATACATTTCAGCTTCGGCCAGCATGCTCAATCCCTTACCTCTCATCTCCATACCTTAACTGAGGAAATACGCAACCATTTGCAGCAGCTTACCCAGCAAGTCAATCTTAAACTGACAGAGGGTTTTGAGAAAACGTCGACCACTTTTACCGATGTAGTAAGACGCCTGACCATTATTGATGAGGCCCAGAAGAAAATAACCGAGTTATCGACCCATGTAGTCAGTCTTCAGGACGTGCTCCAGGATAAGCGGTCACGGGGGGCATTTGGTGAAGTGCAGTTAAATACATTAATTGCCAATATGCTTCCGGCAACGCATTATCAAATGCAATATACCTTAAGTAATCAAAAACGCGCGGACTGTGTTCTTTTCCTGCCGGAGCCCACGGGGCAAGTAGCCATAGATTCCAAATTTCCGCTGGAAACTTATCAAAAGCTGATTAACAGTAATTGTTCCCCAGGAGACAAAAAACTGCTCCAGCAACAGTTTCGCCAGGATGTGAACAAACACATAAAGGATATTGCAGAAAAATATATTATCCCGGGCGAAACCAGTGATGGGGCGATGATGTTTATACCCGCCGAAGCTATCTTTGCCGAAATCCATGCCAGTTATCCTGAGCTGGTTGCCTTGTCGCAACGACTTAAAGTATGGCTTGTTTCGCCTTCAACTTTAATGGCCGTTTTAACGACAGCCAAAGCGGTTCTCAAAGATGATGCAACACGTAAGCAGGTACATATTATCCAAAAACATTTACATGCACTTGCCGATGATTTTCAGCGCTTTGAAAAACGGATGGATAAGCTGTCAAAACATATTGATCAGGCTCATCAGGATGTTGATGAAGTGTCGACATCTGCCAAAAAAATTACGCAGCGCTTCCAGAAAATTGAGTCGGTGGATTTATTATTGGGCCAGGAAAGTGACTGAGTTCAAAGAACTTCTTTTCAAACCCGCACTTATGATATGCTGATTTAATCCGCTCTTAGGGAACTACTTATGTACATTGTTTCTCGTCTTGCCCTGTTTACTTTTTTATTATTCAGCCTGTCTTTAGCCCATGCTGGCCGATGTCTGGGAAATACATCCGCTGCCTGCCCCACTTGCTGCGATCAATGTTGCGGAAATATGGGCGGTATCTCATACTGCGATTCCTCAGCAGGCCGCTATGTATGTAACAACGGCTATTATTCCGCATGCTATTGTACACGCCATGCCATTATGGATCTGCAGAAAATCCAGGGCTGCTGTCTTTGGCAAGGGGGCGTTTTAAAAGTGGATGAATATACCGGCGCAGTCATTTGCAATAGCGGCGAGGTATCCGAAGCCTGCAGTTTCCAGATCCCTGAAACGATAGCGACCTGGTAATGCGATACCGCGCATAAAGCGCGGTACGGGGGGCTTGGCAGGCCACAAGCACTCACTTTTCAATAAAACAGATCTATTGCTGGACAACTTTCCCCACAACAATCATAATTAACGTTTTTGCTCAGCAAAAATAAATGACGACACCTCTGATTGAAATTAAACATGTATATAAATCTTACGGCCAAAATGAAATTTTGACCGATATTTCCCTATCTGTTTTTGACGGCGAGTTTCTGACGCTCCTGGGGCCTTCCGGCTGTGGAAAAACAACTTTACTTCGTCTAATTTCCGGTTTTGAGCAACCCTCAGGCGGAGAGATTTATATTAACGGCCTTTGCGTTAATAATTTACCGCCACAAAAGCGCGATGTACATACCGTTTTTCAAAGTTATGCCTTATTCCCTCACCTGAGTGTTTTCGAAAATGTAGCGTTTGCGCTACGCTGCCGAAAAGTTAAGGAAGCCGAAATCCATGAGCGGGTTCTGGAGGCCTTGCGTCTGGTTCAACTGGAATCCTTTGCTGAGCGCAATATCAAGCAATTAAGCGGAGGTCAGCAGCAACGAGTCGCGATTGCCCGGGCAATTATTAATCGCCCTCAGGTATTACTACTTGACGAGCCCCTGAGCTCACTTGACTACCGCTTAAGAAAAGCCATGCAGTCCGAGTTAAAGCAATTGCAGCAAAAACTGAATATGACCTTTATTTTTGTAACGCATGATCAGGAAGAGGCGCTGTCGATGTCTGATCGCATCGTCATTTTCAATCATGGAGAAATTGAGCAGATCGGTACACCGCGGGAAGTGTATGAAACGCCGGTGAATTTGCATGTGGCCAGCTTCATAGGTGAAGCTAACATCTTCCAAACCACTGTCAAAAATGCGAACGATCAAAATCTGATTGTTGATATTGAAGGGGTTGAACTGACTTGCAAGAATACTGCTGATTTCCAAACGGGAGAAAATGTTCATTTAATTGTAAGGCCTGAAGACATACGCGTCTGGGATTTGCATGAAGTAAGCGATACCCACGGGATGCTTCCAGGAAAAATCAGTGAGATTGTCTATAAAGGCTCTACCGTTGATCTGAAAGTGAGCCTGAACTCAGGAAAAATAATCAATGCCTCAGAGTTCTTTGATGAGGACGACGATAAGCTGGAATACAAGACAAATGAAACAGTCTGGGTAGAATGGTTATCTGGATGGGAGGTGCTTTTGCGCGATGAAAGCTAAGGCATACTCACTTTATTTTCTCTACGGCTGGCTAATTGTCTTTAGCTTTTTGCCGCTTTGCTTTGTTCTGGTTACCAGCTTTCTTTCAAGAGATCCTGTGAATCTGATGGCGCTCCCCTTCACTCTGGAAAATTACACAGCCTTACTGAACTGGGTATTTGCCAAAATTTTCTTTCGCTCTTTATTGATTGCAGCCATAACCACCCTGTTGTGTCTGCTGATCGCATACCCCTTTAGCTATCTTTTAGTGAAATCCCGACATCAGTCTATCCTGATTTTATTGATTATAATTCCATTCTGGACAAGCTCACTGGTACGTACATACTCCCTCATTGCGATGCTTAAAACGAAAGGGATCATCAATGCTATCTTGCTAAAACTGCATATCATCGATGTCCCATTGTCACTCCTGTACTCCAATTTCGCAGTTATCATTGGCCTCGTTTATAATTTGTTCCCTTTTATGGTATTGCCTATTTTTAACAATATGGAGCGATTCGATTTTCGATTAATCGAAGCAGCCAAGGATTTAGGCGCCAGCAAATGGGCGATGTTCAGCCGCGTTTTCCTGCCCAATACTGCCCCTGGCATCCTGGCGGGTTCCTTGCTGGTGATGCTTCCAGCAATGACTCTGTTTTATATTCCTAATGTATTAGGCGGAGCGCGTTCCATTCTTCTGGGCAACCTGATTCAAAACCAGTTTCTGGTTCTTGAAAATTGGCCGCAGGGATCAGCAACCAGCATCGTGCTTACCCTTTTATTACTCTTACTGCTTATGTTTTATCGGCGCCAAAACAGTGAGGTTGGCGTATGAAAAACATTGCAAAGCGATTTTTTCTTTTTTTCGTCTATACCCTTTTGTATTTTCCTATCCTGATATTGGTGCTCTACTCCGTTAATAATGCCAAATTTTCCTTACAGTGGCATGGATTTTCACTCAAATGGTATATCGAGCTTTTCCATGATCGAGGCTTGTGGTCCGCATTTAGCAACTCGTTAATCCTTGGGATTAGTTCTGCTTTAATTGCTACGGTCATTGGCTTATTGACCTCAGTGCATCTTTTTCTATTTAAAACGCGCCACCGTCAAGTTCTGGCGGTGATGCTATTATTGTTAATTATTATTCCAGATTTGGTTCTGGGCGTATCCCTGTTACTATTTTTCAATATTACCGGGCTGCCCTTGGGGTTTTTCAGCCTGTTAATCGCTCACATAACCTTTTGTTTACCCTTCGTGATTCTAACGATTAATGCACGGATTAATACACTCAATCCCAATATCTATTTCAGCGCCCTTGATCTCGGCGCGAGCCGTTCTACTGCGTTAAGGAAAATATTATTACCCCTGCTTTGGCCTGCGGTATTAAGTGCCTTTTTGCTCTGCTTCACGCTTTCTCTGGACGATGTGATCATTAGCTACTTTGTGGCGGGACCTGACTTTAACATTTTACCCTTGACTATCTACTCACTGGTTCGCGCCGGCGTAACCCCTGAATTAAACGCGTTATGCTCCATTACTTTCGGCTTATCCATGATCCTGGTTATCATTTCCCATTTATTATCGCGGCGCTCATTATGAAAAAATTAATCATCGCATTTGGGCTCTGCTTTTATTCAATGACTGCCTGTGCCGCAGTCGTTAACGTCTATGTCTGGGGCGGTGAAATCCCCAAAACAGTAGTCCAGCAATTCGAGAATGAAACAGGGATTAAAGTCAATTTTTCTACCTATGACAGCAACGAAACCATGTATGCCAAATTAAAGGCGAGCAGTAATACGATATATGATGTTATTTTGCCGTCTGGCTATTTTGTTGAGCGCATGAAAAAACAAAACATGCTTCATCCTATTGATCCGCAAAAATTGCCCAATCTTAAAAACCTTGACCCTGTTTTTACCAATAACGATTACGATCGAGGCAATCAGTTCAGCGTACCCATGATTTGGGGCTTAACCGGTATTTTTTACAATGCCGGTACCATAAAAAGCCCACCGGACAGTTGGGCGAAACTTTGGGAGAAGCAATGGCAAAAGCAATTAATGCTTCTTGATGATTCCCGTGAAGTATTTGCCATTGCATTAATGAGTTTGGGGTTTGACCCTAATGATAGTGATGCTGACCATATTCGCCTGGCTTATGAGCATTTGTTAAAGCTCGTTCCCAATATCAAACTATTTGCCAGCGACAGTATCCAGGCAATAATGATTGATGAGGACGCCTCGTTGGGGACAGCCTGGAATGGCGACGCATTTAAAGCACAATCTGAAAATAAAGCGATTCAATTTATTTTTCCAAAAGACGGATTTGTAATTTGGGTCGATTGTCTGGCCATGCCCTTAAATCCGCCGCATCCAGAAGAGGCCTATGCCTTCATCAACTTCATCCTGCGGCCCGATATCTCAAGCCAAATTGCTCTGAAGGAAGGTCATGCCATTACTAATCTTGCAGGACGGAAACTACTTCCTCAATCTCTACAGCAAAATACACTGATTTACCCGCCGGCAGATATTCTGCAGCGAGGGCATTTTCAAAGAGATGTCGGAGAGGAAACTTTATTGATATATAACCAGTACTGGGAACAACTTAAACTGGCGTTTTAACTCCCCGCGGCTTTGACCCATAGCTATCTACACAAATATTTTCCCCGTTCGAATCCCCGCGGCTGCGACCGCGGGGCCCATGCCTGTTGAAGTAGTATGGTCCTCAGACAAGTTTCAATCAGGTAGTCAAAACAAGTGTTCTTAACATTAAATTGGCTTCGTGTGGGCCCGCGGTCGCAGCCGCGGGGATTCGATAGCTTTTAATTCTCATGCACTGGTGTAGATTTACCTATGGCTTTGACCGCGGGGCCCACACCGGGTCCTGCACTGGCAGAAACTATCCTTTACTCGAACTTCTATGGGTTCCGCAGTCAAAGTCTGAGAGATCCTCCCAAAATTTAACCATCTTAACAGTGCCTACGTACCGCGCTTTATGCGCGGTAACCATAATAGAAGGTGGGATTGTAATACTTTTAATTCATCAGAAAACATTGCATGGATACCGCGCATAAAGCGCGGTACGTAGCGTTTTTCATATGACTCATCTATTTATCCTTATATTTTGGGTCAAAACCGCGGGAATAAGGCTTACTCTAAGCCGCGAGGCTTAGTTATTCCATATTTTTACTCTCAGGCAGTTTATGTAATTGCCTGTCTGGATAAATCTGCTTCACTCCTCGATAAAACGTTCCCTGTGCGCTAAAAGCTGCCATTAACACCCCTGCTTTACCATCTAAAATCCCCCGCTGTAATATCAGACAGCGGAAAAACATCCAGCTTGTGCTAATCAGTACGGACAAAAACGAAGGAGCCCTGCCCTGTTTTAATCGCACTCTGGCACTGTATGACGAATAGCGGTTGATTTTAGCCAGAGCATGAGTCACATCCAGAAATGAATGATGCATAATTGGGTTTTTAATCTTCCCTATGCTGCGATTTTGGGGGAGAAGAATTTTTTCATGAACGATATCATCACTATACTGGGCGCCTTCCCGCTTGAATAGGCGAACATGACGTTTGGGGCTTGCTGAGTAACGCAGCATTTTGCCATAAAAGTTCATACGGATAGGGACGCGATAGGCCTCTGCTTTAGCGGACTGTACAGCGGTTTCTATTTCTTCTTTTAATTCATCACTTACTGATTCATCTGCGTCAAGATTCAACACCCAGTCGCCAGAAGCCAGTGCCAGGGCGCGTTGTTTTTGAATACCATAACCCTGCCAATCATCGCTAATATAAACATGTTCAGTATACTCCTGGGCAATAGCAACAGTTCTATCGGTGCTGCCGGAGTCCAGAACAATTATTTCATCAGCCCAGTCAACGGACTCTAGACATCTTTTTATATTGGCTTCTTCATTTTTGGTAATAATAATAACACTAAGCATGCGATCGGCCAGAAAATTAACTTAGCAGTATTTTAGCGAGAATGCCCAGGCTTGTAACTATCAATAGTTATAAATGGATTAACATACTGCATATTTTGCCAGTATTAATTATTCATCATGACATTTACGAAAGTTTCTTACAATTTCATTCGTGGAGTTGTTAACGATGTGTCCGTGATAATCACCTGTTTTTCCTTGTACCTGAGTTAGCATCCAGATAAAAAGCTGTTCCAGATTGTCATCATTTTTGGATAAAACTTCCTGTGCTCCAACGTAAATTTTCGCCGTATAGATAAACATAACAATTCCCCGTCACTTAAATGAGCACTAGAAATATGAATGCACGCGATGTAAAACCTTTCGGCTACTACTCTTATGGGAATTGCTAAGCAGATCTTACATCCTGTTTACTAAGTATGGCACAGTTTTGAAAATGACAGATGACAGCAACGGCTTGTTTCCAGATTTATTTTCTTAGCTCTTTTCTGAGTGAGCAAAACAGCATAATATAGCAGATTGTTTTGAATACCAAAATCAATATTCAGGAATCGCATGAAAAGGATTTGGATTGTTGCTTTATTAGCATTTTTAAATTTTTCAACCGCACAGGCTTATGATGAGCCCTATGTGAATCTGGGATCTACCAGTTTTTTTGATGGAGGCCCTCCCGCAGGTCCCGGACTGTATTTTCAGGATTACTTCCAGTATTTCACTACTGATCAATTAAATGATAAAAATGGACGGCGATTACCCTTGCCAAAAACGGATGTCGACGTCACCCTCAATATTACTCAGTTGATTTATCTTTCCAAAATCAGGTTTCTTGGCGCGAGCCTGGGAATGTCTGCCCTGCTTCCCTGGGTTGTTAATACCAGCGTCGATGACGGATTAGGCAATACTGCCTTATACGGTCAGGTTGGCCAAGGCGATGTATTTATTGGTCCAGCGCTGCAATTTGATCCCATTATGCGCAAAGATGGCCAGGGACCATTGTATGTCCAGCGTTTAGATCTGGACATCATCTTACCTACTGGAGAATACAATCGGAACTATGCTATCAACCCAGGAAGCAATTTCTGGTCATTAAACCCCTATTGGGCAGGTACTTTATGGATCACGCCCAAGTTGTCCGGTTCTTTCCGTCTGCATTATTTATGGAATGCTAAGAATCATGATCCTAACGTTGCTTTTGGTCCCTTTGCCAGAACAACGCAGGCGGGACAGGCAGTATATGCCAACTTTGCAGGAAGTTACCAATTTACAGACAAGTTTTTTGCAGGGGTAAATGGCTATTGGTTTAACCAGTTTACAGATACCAAACTGAACGGAACTGACGTTCCAGGTCGACGGGAGAAGGTCTGGGCAATTGGCCCAGGTTTGTTGTATAACATTACAAAAAACCATTTCCTTT encodes:
- the ligA gene encoding NAD-dependent DNA ligase LigA gives rise to the protein MSLEEVRKRLSSLCEKIRLYDYQYYVLDNPTVPDIEYDRCFRELQALESEYPQLITADSPTQRVSGNAAQVFAPVTHRKPMLSLSNVFSAEELQAFIKRVADNLDSPEEKLVFSCEPKLDGLAVSLTYENGILATAATRGDGGVGENITGNIKTIAAVPLRLMLENPPSLIEIRGEVYMPKAGFEALNRRAMESGEKTYVNPRNAAAGSLRQLNPQITASRPLAIFCYGIGAYEGIELPDSHYQQLQLLREWGFRVSSENRQVQGFDGCFAYYQEMQARRESLPFEIDGVVYKLDSIALQNELGFVARAPRFACAHKYPASEEMTEILAVDFQVGRTGALTPVARLKPVFVGGVTVSNATLHNMDEIRRKGILIGDTVIVRRAGDVIPEVVAVVLEKRPDSAHEIILPSNCPVCDAEVVHEEGEAVARCMGGLFCHAQLKGMIWHFASRRAMAIEGLGDVLIEQLVNQELVKDVADLYGLSLEQLIALPRMGRKSAENLLNAIDRSKNTTFKRFLYALGIREVGEVSAGVLANHFKDLLELKNASAEQLMELKDIGPVASHYIVHFFSQDHNCEVINKLILYGIHWPEVEKEQIDTDNPFYNKTLVLTGTLKTMGRDVAKAKLEALGAKVAGSVSSKTDFLIAGSEAGSKLEKAHKLKVKVLEEEEFLQMLSQ
- a CDS encoding DUF4785 domain-containing protein gives rise to the protein MRAKYSLYLSLICASQAISATFPEQAVRAYACENCASLSHQTLDTHWSVSDKRFLEKTRDLREQQTKAYQVKASFAQLQKGIQLPTKAAGAVIRINPVQKKSLTPALSIQKDKQTYTLKEAASLMAQDEALAGTPFPQNGILLQLKADLGSGMFLLTASGNNSPADEFIIHVNDIGSSAYFSVGTDKSIYRYGDTLIATIRTTDSLAESIEAKLNSPDGTQYPLTLKEISEGVYQGKTRLTDEFNSQGENWYVEAEECIVLGSQQLKYQAHSAFSYSLPSAALLEINPSGKQPFQYTAKLNVATASRYALQAVLLATDKQGQKIPVEVAQSANWLEAGKARLTLNFSSELANRYSGPFYLAGIQMIDYGQIKSIFEYNTPILIS
- a CDS encoding DNA recombination protein RmuC, coding for MPDFSFFFSLQGLVFINLLQLLLLLLSMGKNGKLQKHFTNEVTQLRELVIEQSHQLEMDISENFLHSQQRIYEIIMQNQLSAQELISKTIQQQMADIREQIHFSFGQHAQSLTSHLHTLTEEIRNHLQQLTQQVNLKLTEGFEKTSTTFTDVVRRLTIIDEAQKKITELSTHVVSLQDVLQDKRSRGAFGEVQLNTLIANMLPATHYQMQYTLSNQKRADCVLFLPEPTGQVAIDSKFPLETYQKLINSNCSPGDKKLLQQQFRQDVNKHIKDIAEKYIIPGETSDGAMMFIPAEAIFAEIHASYPELVALSQRLKVWLVSPSTLMAVLTTAKAVLKDDATRKQVHIIQKHLHALADDFQRFEKRMDKLSKHIDQAHQDVDEVSTSAKKITQRFQKIESVDLLLGQESD
- the potA gene encoding spermidine/putrescine ABC transporter ATP-binding protein PotA, with translation MTTPLIEIKHVYKSYGQNEILTDISLSVFDGEFLTLLGPSGCGKTTLLRLISGFEQPSGGEIYINGLCVNNLPPQKRDVHTVFQSYALFPHLSVFENVAFALRCRKVKEAEIHERVLEALRLVQLESFAERNIKQLSGGQQQRVAIARAIINRPQVLLLDEPLSSLDYRLRKAMQSELKQLQQKLNMTFIFVTHDQEEALSMSDRIVIFNHGEIEQIGTPREVYETPVNLHVASFIGEANIFQTTVKNANDQNLIVDIEGVELTCKNTADFQTGENVHLIVRPEDIRVWDLHEVSDTHGMLPGKISEIVYKGSTVDLKVSLNSGKIINASEFFDEDDDKLEYKTNETVWVEWLSGWEVLLRDES
- a CDS encoding ABC transporter permease; translation: MKAKAYSLYFLYGWLIVFSFLPLCFVLVTSFLSRDPVNLMALPFTLENYTALLNWVFAKIFFRSLLIAAITTLLCLLIAYPFSYLLVKSRHQSILILLIIIPFWTSSLVRTYSLIAMLKTKGIINAILLKLHIIDVPLSLLYSNFAVIIGLVYNLFPFMVLPIFNNMERFDFRLIEAAKDLGASKWAMFSRVFLPNTAPGILAGSLLVMLPAMTLFYIPNVLGGARSILLGNLIQNQFLVLENWPQGSATSIVLTLLLLLLLMFYRRQNSEVGV
- a CDS encoding ABC transporter permease subunit, which codes for MKNIAKRFFLFFVYTLLYFPILILVLYSVNNAKFSLQWHGFSLKWYIELFHDRGLWSAFSNSLILGISSALIATVIGLLTSVHLFLFKTRHRQVLAVMLLLLIIIPDLVLGVSLLLFFNITGLPLGFFSLLIAHITFCLPFVILTINARINTLNPNIYFSALDLGASRSTALRKILLPLLWPAVLSAFLLCFTLSLDDVIISYFVAGPDFNILPLTIYSLVRAGVTPELNALCSITFGLSMILVIISHLLSRRSL
- a CDS encoding ABC transporter substrate-binding protein yields the protein MKKLIIAFGLCFYSMTACAAVVNVYVWGGEIPKTVVQQFENETGIKVNFSTYDSNETMYAKLKASSNTIYDVILPSGYFVERMKKQNMLHPIDPQKLPNLKNLDPVFTNNDYDRGNQFSVPMIWGLTGIFYNAGTIKSPPDSWAKLWEKQWQKQLMLLDDSREVFAIALMSLGFDPNDSDADHIRLAYEHLLKLVPNIKLFASDSIQAIMIDEDASLGTAWNGDAFKAQSENKAIQFIFPKDGFVIWVDCLAMPLNPPHPEEAYAFINFILRPDISSQIALKEGHAITNLAGRKLLPQSLQQNTLIYPPADILQRGHFQRDVGEETLLIYNQYWEQLKLAF
- a CDS encoding glycosyltransferase family 2 protein; this encodes MLSVIIITKNEEANIKRCLESVDWADEIIVLDSGSTDRTVAIAQEYTEHVYISDDWQGYGIQKQRALALASGDWVLNLDADESVSDELKEEIETAVQSAKAEAYRVPIRMNFYGKMLRYSASPKRHVRLFKREGAQYSDDIVHEKILLPQNRSIGKIKNPIMHHSFLDVTHALAKINRYSSYSARVRLKQGRAPSFLSVLISTSWMFFRCLILQRGILDGKAGVLMAAFSAQGTFYRGVKQIYPDRQLHKLPESKNME
- a CDS encoding SphA family protein, with the translated sequence MKRIWIVALLAFLNFSTAQAYDEPYVNLGSTSFFDGGPPAGPGLYFQDYFQYFTTDQLNDKNGRRLPLPKTDVDVTLNITQLIYLSKIRFLGASLGMSALLPWVVNTSVDDGLGNTALYGQVGQGDVFIGPALQFDPIMRKDGQGPLYVQRLDLDIILPTGEYNRNYAINPGSNFWSLNPYWAGTLWITPKLSGSFRLHYLWNAKNHDPNVAFGPFARTTQAGQAVYANFAGSYQFTDKFFAGVNGYWFNQFTDTKLNGTDVPGRREKVWAIGPGLLYNITKNHFLFINYYSEQDARNRALAKVAVVRLAIHF